Proteins from one Kazachstania africana CBS 2517 chromosome 1, complete genome genomic window:
- the APE3 gene encoding aminopeptidase Y (similar to Saccharomyces cerevisiae APE3 (YBR286W); ancestral locus Anc_1.298) translates to MKLSISQLSQLAILLASTTNAYIIPQHEFSSDDVKANLWKPHVPYILKPTINSEKLQDMIKLEELNSTAWDLYHIAEESIEEYGHPTRVIGSAGHWNTIDYILDQFDEMKDYYDVTLQELYALTGNIISFNLTDAKTGYEFPNITAFSLSPPVNPFIGKLVEIPNLGCSQADYDAVELLSGEGDKIALIERGKCPFGDKSDLAGKNGYRSVVVYDNEPNAENGLHATLGTPTNNTVSTIGVPFEVGMELVANIESHEDYLLFFAMDSYVKNIRTKNVIADTKHGDPGNIVGLGAHSDSVEEGPGINDDGSGTISLLTVAKHLTHFKINNKVRFAWWAAEEEGLLGSNFYAYNLTQDENEKIRVFMDYDMMASPNYEYEVYDANNIDNPKGSEELKDLYIDFYKSKNLNYTLIPFDGRSDYVGFIENGIPAGGIAAGAEKENVFNGEVLDKCYHLLCDDVSNIAWDAFMVNTQLIAHSVATYANSFEGFPAREISNTSATTIAEAEHEIVTPLFKYRADYLII, encoded by the coding sequence ATGAAGCTGTCAATATCTCAGCTATCACAACTAGCTATATTACTGGCCTCGACAACCAATGCCTATATCATCCCTCAGCACGAATTCTCTTCAGATGACGTAAAAGCGAACCTATGGAAACCTCATGTACCATACATCTTAAAACCTACGATTAACTCTGAAAAGTTGCAAGATATGATCAAACTGGAGGAATTAAATTCCACTGCATGGGATTTATACCATATTGCCGAGGAGTCGATAGAAGAATATGGCCATCCAACAAGAGTCATTGGCTCCGCAGGACATTGGAATACGATAGACTATATCTTAGAccaatttgatgaaatgaaagattATTACGACGTTACTTTACAAGAATTGTATGCTCTCACCGGCAATattatatctttcaatctAACAGATGCTAAAACTGGCTATGAATTCCCAAATATCACAGCCTTTTCCTTATCCCCTCCAGTCAATCCCTTTATCGGTAAGTTAGTTGAAATTCCAAATCTTGGTTGTTCACAAGCTGATTATGATGCAGTGGAATTGTTAAGTGGTGAAGGTGACAAAATTGCTTTAATTGAAAGGGGTAAATGTCCCTTCGGTGATAAGAGTGATTTGGCTGGTAAAAACGGGTACCGTTCTGTTGTTGTCTACGATAATGAACCAAATGCTGAAAATGGATTACACGCAACACTAGGTACGCCAACTAACAACACAGTCTCTACTATCGGTGTTCCATTCGAAGTTGGTATGGAATTAGTTGCAAATATCGAATCACATGAAGACTATCTATTATTTTTCGCAATGGATTCTTACGTCAAGAACATCAGAACCAAAAATGTCATTGCTGATACAAAACATGGTGATCCAGGTAATATTGTTGGTCTTGGCGCACATTCAGATTCCGTGGAAGAAGGTCCCGGTATCAATGATGACGGTTCAGgaacaatttctttattaacCGTTGCCAAACATTTAActcatttcaaaatcaataataaagtACGTTTCGCTTGGTGGGctgctgaagaagaagggtTGCTAGGTTCGAATTTCTATGCTTATAATCTTACACAGGATGAAAACGAAAAAATTAGAGTCTTTATGGATTATGATATGATGGCCTCACCAAATTATGAATACGAGGTTTACGACGCAAACAATATCGACAATCCAAAGGGTtctgaagaattgaaagatctTTACATCGATTTCTATAAGAGCAAGAACCTAAACTACACATTGATTCCGTTTGATGGTAGATCAGACTACGTTGGCTTCATCGAAAACGGTATACCTGCAGGTGGTATTGCGGCCGGTgcagaaaaagaaaatgtgTTCAATGGTGAAGTATTAGACAAGTGCTATCACTTGCTATGTGACGACGTTTCCAACATTGCTTGGGATGCATTTATGGTCAATACACAACTAATTGCCCACTCTGTTGCTACTTATGCCAATTCTTTTGAAGGTTTCCCAGCCAGAGAAATCAGCAACACCTCTGCTACAACTATTGCTGAAGCAGAACATGAAATAGTGACTCCATTGTTCAAGTATAGAGCTGATTATCTAATCATCTGA
- the MRPL27 gene encoding mitochondrial 54S ribosomal protein mL41 (similar to Saccharomyces cerevisiae MRPL27 (YBR282W); ancestral locus Anc_1.304), with amino-acid sequence MKPTSIAQLTRPWKRYRDGTLFYGLSKSGNKRVPLTTKQGNKTMYKGTRSSGIGRHTKYGEYVIDWNKVRTFVTPSVFNKDLKPLVSQNLPELKHNYKGFDKGPMDPKLYISKLREYVKFGEAPSEGNDVKCIEERG; translated from the coding sequence ATGAAACCAACATCAATCGCTCAATTGACCAGACCCTGGAAGCGTTATAGAGATGGCACATTATTCTATGGGTTATCTAAAAGTGGGAACAAGAGAGTGCCACTAACGACGAAGCAGGGCAATAAGACGATGTACAAGGGGACAAGGTCGTCTGGTATTGGTAGACACACGAAGTATGGTGAATATGTGATTGATTGGAACAAAGTTCGAACGTTTGTGACACCATctgttttcaataaagatCTTAAACCATTAGTAAGTCAAAATTTGCCTGAATTGAAACATAACTATAAGGGTTTTGATAAAGGACCGATGGATCCCAAATTgtatatatcaaaattgagAGAATATGTTAAATTTGGAGAAGCACCAAGTGAAGGTAATGATGTGAAATGTATAGAGGAAAGGGGGTAA
- the SSH1 gene encoding Ssh1p (similar to Saccharomyces cerevisiae SSH1 (YBR283C); ancestral locus Anc_1.303) yields MAKFSYFITVRLIDVVKPFLPILPEVELPYEKIEFDDRVVYTIFSGLIYLFAQFPLAGIPKDLESNVKDPIYFLRGVFAAEPKTILEFGIFPVIASPLLLQLMAGLRIIKVNFKIQQDRELFQSLTKLFAIFQYIILSNVFIFSGYYGDSLTIAQIFLLNIQLVGAGIFVTLMCEVVDKGFGFTSGAMVINTAVIATNLVADTFGISQITIDTEGHQEPQGSLINLLQGVRAKHKTFVGAIVNAFNRDYLPNLTTTCVVVAIAMAIGYIQNIRIEVPVRSTRARGMNNVYPIRLLHVGSLSVLFSYVCLFYIHILGFILIQLIGKNNADSLICKVLGHYEIVNNILYVPTFPLSSLAPPKSLFGGILEQPISFIAYPLFIVITGIWFACNWQAISGQSARDIAKDFKDQGITLTGRREQNISKELNKIVPVASTTGAAILAAITVLGELLGLKGKAAGMVIGIAGGYSILEIVTLDYQQNGSGSNLGQVLSGQFAL; encoded by the coding sequence ATGgctaaattttcatattttatAACAGTTCGTCTAATTGATGTGGTAAAACCATTCTTACCAATATTACCAGAAGTTGAATTACCTTATGAAAAGATCGAATTTGATGATAGAGTTGTCTATACCATCTTTTCTGGtttaatttatctttttgCTCAATTCCCATTAGCAGGCATTCCAAAAGATTTAGAATCAAATGTTAAGGATCCAATCTATTTCTTACGTGGTGTCTTTGCCGCTGAACCAAAAACTATTTTAGAATTTGGTATCTTCCCTGTTATTGCAAGCCCTTTATTACTACAATTGATGGCAGGTTTAAGAATTATTAAagttaatttcaaaattcagCAGGATAGAGAATTATTTCAATCATTAACTAAACTTTTCgcaattttccaatatatCATCCTCTCTAATgtcttcattttctctgGTTACTACGGTGACAGTTTAACTATTGCCCAAATCTTCTTACTGAACATTCAATTGGTCGGTGCTGGTATTTTCGTCACTTTAATGTGTGAAGTTGTCGATAAAGGTTTTGGTTTCACTTCAGGTGCAATGGTTATTAACACTGCAGTAATTGCCACCAACCTAGTTGCTGACACTTTTGGTATTTCTCAAATCACCATCGATACTGAAGGCCATCAAGAACCACAAGGTTCTTTGATCAACTTGCTACAAGGTGTCAGAGCTAAACACAAGACTTTCGTTGGCGCCATCGTTAATGCCTTTAACAGAGATTACTTACCAAATTTGACTACTACTTGTGTTGTTGTTGCAATCGCCATGGCTATCGGTtacattcaaaatatccGTATTGAAGTCCCAGTCAGATCAACTAGAGCTCGTGGTATGAACAATGTTTATCCAATTCGTTTATTACACGTCGGTTCCCTATCAGTTTTATTCTCATATGTTTGTTTATTCTACATTCATATCCTTGGTTTCATTttaattcaattgattggAAAGAACAATGCCGATTCTTTAATCTGTAAAGTTTTGGGTCATTACGAAATTGTTAACAACATTTTATACGTACCAACTTTCCCATTATCTTCTTTGGCTCCACCAAAGTCATTATTTGGTGGTATTCTAGAACAACCAATCTCTTTCATCGCTTATCCTCTATTCATTGTCATCACTGGTATCTGGTTCGCTTGTAACTGGCAAGCTATCTCCGGCCAATCTGCTCGTGATATTGCAAAGGATTTTAAAGATCAAGGCATCACTTTAACTGGTCGTAGagaacaaaatatttctaaaGAATTAAACAAAATTGTTCCAGTTGCTTCTACTACTGGTGCTGCTATCTTAGCTGCTATCACCGTTTTGGGTGAGTTATTAGGATTAAAGGGTAAAGCCGCCGGTATGGTCATTGGTATCGCTGGTGGTTATTCTATTCTAGAAATTGTTACTTTAGACTATCAACAAAACGGCAGTGGCAGTAATTTAGGTCAAGTATTAAGTGGTCAATTTGCCTTATGA
- the KAFR0A03610 gene encoding uncharacterized protein (similar to Saccharomyces cerevisiae YBR287W; ancestral locus Anc_1.296): MSDTLAETFAFTHLAYLVFESVLQVVIIAFAGFWSAHTGLLPKQSQKIISRLNVDLFTPCLIFSKLAKSLSVAKIVEIGIIPLFFALSTGISFFSGKLMSKILRLDKDETNFVVANSIFGNSNSLPVSLTLSLAYTLPDLTWDQIPNDSRDNVASRGLLYLLIFQQIGQMLRWSWGYNKLMKWSGENTHHMPPSQIQLHLESNQNSAETITAGSSASSNGFDSSNAVTPPTSSVPSIWDKTVIRVNSSMEVVKSYLNPPLYSMLLAIIIACIQPVQNELFYKNGFLTNTFAEAVIQLGALSIPLILIVLGSNLYPSDETFPKTRNHTKLLIGSIVGRMILPSMILLPVITVAVKYINVSILDDPIFLVVGFLLTVSPPAIQLTQITQINEFFEAEMADILFWGYVVLSLPVSIIVVSGAIYVLQWANINHNPGV, from the coding sequence atgtcTGATACATTAGCTGAAACGTTTGCCTTCACGCATTTGGCTTACTTAGTATTCGAATCCGTTTTACAAGTTGTTATAATTGCATTTGCTGGTTTCTGGAGTGCACATACGGGATTACTTCCGAAGCAAAGccagaaaataatatccCGTTTGAATGTCGACCTTTTCACACCATGCCTTATTTTTAGTAAACTGGCAAAATCGCTGTCTGTAGCGAAGATAGTAGAAATAGGTATCAttcctttattttttgcATTAAGTACAGGtatttcattcttttctgGTAAGCTAatgtcaaaaattttgagattagataaagatgaaactAATTTTGTCGTTGCAAATTCTATATTTGGTAATAGTAATTCTTTACCTGTCTCACTGACTTTATCTTTAGCATACACTCTACCAGATTTAACATGGGATCAAATACCGAATGATAGTAGAGATAACGTTGCCTCTAGAGGCCTTTTATATCTATTGatctttcaacaaattgGGCAGATGCTAAGATGGAGTTGGGGTTACAacaaattaatgaaatggTCTGGAGAAAATACTCATCACATGCCACCAtctcaaattcaattgcACCttgaatcaaatcaaaaCTCAGCAGAAACTATTACAGCAGGCTCCTCTGCATCTTCTAATGGATTTGATTCGTCAAATGCCGTTACTCCCCCAACTAGTAGCGTACCATCTATATGGGATAAAACTGTGATCAGAGTGAATTCTTCCATGGAGGTTGTGAAATCATATTTAAACCCTCCATTATATTCTATGCTATTAGCTATAATCATTGCATGTATACAACCTGTCCAgaatgaattattttataaGAACGGATTCCTAACAAATACATTCGCAGAAGCCGTCATCCAATTAGGTGCACTTTCTATtcctttaattttaattgtGTTGGGTTCAAATCTATATCCATCAGATGAAACATTCCCGAAAACTCGTAACCATACTAAACTATTGATAGGTTCAATAGTGGGTCGTATGATTTTACCTTCCATGATTTTGCTACCAGTGATTACAGTCGCCGttaaatatatcaatgTGAGTATATTAGATGACCCAATCTTTCTAGTTGTTGGATTCCTTTTGACTGTTTCACCTCCTGCTATCCAATTAACACAAATTACACAAATAAATGAGTTTTTTGAAGCAGAAATGGCTGACATATTATTCTGGGGCTATGTGGTCTTGAGTTTACCTGTAAGTATAATTGTTGTCTCTGGTGCTATATATGTACTACAATGGGCCAATATCAATCATAATCCTGGGGTATAG
- the KAFR0A03630 gene encoding uncharacterized protein (similar to Saccharomyces cerevisiae YBR285W; ancestral locus Anc_1.299), whose amino-acid sequence MSKFLSNLFTFHKKSVQNSDTRLYPNDSILIAESDSENEYVTIRKTTISSNKIKLFIDDDQKCHDKEMDISDKEMASFFLNFKQTQKVPQTICYQSRIKKSTIYQDINLNDNSQNQNFDEEYGLDSSQFMKFDDKWQRAQKFRNRHRSKIGNDDNQIYLHKGWVVPV is encoded by the coding sequence ATGTCAAAGTTTCTATCAAACCTCTTTACGTTCCATAAAAAGTCTGTTCAAAATTCTGATACAAGACTCTATCCTAATGACAGCATCCTCATTGCAGAAAGTGATTCCGAAAATGAATATGTAACGATACGTAAGACAACAATATcatctaataaaattaaattattcaTAGATGATGATCAAAAATGTCATGATAAGGAAATGGATATCTCAGATAAGGAGATGGCAagttttttcttgaacttTAAGCAAACTCAAAAGGTTCCGCAAACAATCTGCTATCAATCAAggataaagaaaagtacAATTTATCAAGATATTAATCTAAATGATAATagtcaaaatcaaaattttgacgAAGAATACGGTTTAGATTCCTCACAATTCATGAAATTCGATGACAAGTGGCAAAGAGctcaaaaattcagaaaTAGACATCgttcaaaaattggtaACGACGATAATCAAATCTATTTGCACAAGGGATGGGTTGTCCCTGTGTAA